A single Carnobacterium inhibens subsp. inhibens DSM 13024 DNA region contains:
- a CDS encoding adenine phosphoribosyltransferase, with product MDLKNYIADVPDFPEKGIVFRDISPLMADGEAYRFATSEIVKYAQDKGVEMIVGPEARGFIVGCPVAYEMGIGFAPARKKGKLPRETIEVTYGLEYGKDTLQIHQDSIKPGQKVLVCDDLLATGGTIAATIELIEKLGGIVVGTAFLVELKDLNGREKIKGYDILALMEY from the coding sequence ATGGATTTAAAAAATTATATTGCAGATGTTCCTGATTTCCCGGAAAAAGGCATTGTCTTTCGTGACATTTCACCTTTAATGGCTGATGGAGAAGCCTATCGCTTTGCGACAAGTGAAATTGTAAAATATGCACAAGATAAAGGCGTTGAAATGATTGTAGGACCTGAAGCACGTGGATTTATCGTAGGCTGTCCAGTAGCTTATGAAATGGGTATTGGATTCGCTCCTGCACGTAAAAAAGGAAAACTACCTCGCGAAACTATCGAAGTTACGTATGGTTTAGAATACGGAAAAGATACGTTGCAAATTCATCAAGATTCTATTAAACCTGGTCAAAAAGTCTTGGTTTGTGATGATTTATTAGCAACAGGCGGAACAATTGCCGCAACGATCGAGCTGATTGAAAAACTTGGTGGAATAGTTGTTGGAACTGCTTTTCTAGTTGAATTAAAAGACTTGAATGGCCGTGAGAAGATTAAAGGTTACGATATTTTAGCTTTAATGGAGTATTAA
- a CDS encoding single-stranded DNA exonuclease RecJ, with protein MKSRTKWKLNAPVKNTEKVTELSEALKLSPLFIELCLQRGLDSKDKIERFLQPDQTWIYDPYLMHDMERAVSRITESVERGEQITIYGDYDAGAIRSQVKSLCSSL; from the coding sequence TTGAAATCACGGACAAAATGGAAATTAAATGCACCTGTAAAGAATACCGAAAAAGTAACTGAATTAAGTGAAGCATTAAAATTGTCGCCTTTGTTTATTGAACTGTGTTTACAAAGAGGACTGGATTCAAAAGATAAAATCGAGCGCTTTTTGCAGCCTGATCAAACTTGGATCTATGATCCTTACTTGATGCATGACATGGAGCGAGCTGTTTCTCGTATTACTGAATCTGTTGAACGAGGAGAACAAATCACAATTTATGGTGATTATGATGCAGGTGCGATACGTTCACAAGTGAAAAGCTTGTGCTCATCTCTTTAA
- a CDS encoding DegV family protein, whose protein sequence is MNKQKIGFLVDSGSDVPLETITKANMKVIPLKIIYSDKEYTDKVDIHAQDVYDCLEQEIPKTSLPSGEVISEMLQEFKDEGYEKVIAVTISSGLSGTNNMVRLMAENVDGLDVFTLDTKNIGIGSGFLAIKAAEYVEKDLEWNTIKEKLQADVKKSKIFFHVPTLEYLQKGGRIGLVSSILGNVLNLKPVISCNDNGIYHTVAKVRGNKKSIQKAIDLAADFAGNAKKYHLAIAFGGKTAEVQVDDIRVEVKKKLPNFVKIFEDQISPALGVHTGPGLIGIGVQIIED, encoded by the coding sequence ATGAACAAACAAAAAATAGGTTTCTTAGTTGACTCTGGATCAGATGTCCCCTTAGAAACCATCACTAAAGCAAATATGAAAGTCATTCCTTTAAAAATCATTTATTCTGATAAAGAGTATACTGATAAAGTAGATATTCATGCTCAAGATGTTTACGATTGTTTAGAGCAGGAGATTCCAAAAACTTCTTTACCAAGTGGAGAAGTTATTAGTGAAATGCTGCAAGAATTTAAAGATGAAGGCTATGAAAAAGTGATAGCTGTAACTATTTCTAGTGGATTAAGCGGTACAAATAACATGGTCCGTTTGATGGCTGAAAATGTTGATGGGTTAGACGTTTTCACTCTTGACACGAAAAATATTGGTATCGGAAGCGGATTTTTAGCTATTAAAGCTGCAGAATATGTTGAAAAAGACCTAGAATGGAACACGATCAAAGAGAAACTACAAGCGGACGTTAAAAAATCCAAAATATTTTTTCATGTTCCAACATTAGAATATTTGCAAAAAGGAGGACGTATCGGTTTAGTGTCTTCTATTTTAGGAAATGTTTTAAATTTAAAACCGGTTATTTCTTGTAACGATAATGGGATCTATCATACTGTTGCTAAAGTTCGAGGAAATAAAAAGAGTATTCAAAAAGCTATTGATTTAGCAGCTGATTTTGCGGGGAATGCCAAAAAATATCATTTAGCAATTGCTTTTGGTGGTAAAACGGCTGAAGTACAAGTTGACGATATTCGAGTAGAAGTTAAAAAGAAATTACCTAATTTCGTTAAAATATTTGAAGATCAAATCAGTCCAGCTTTAGGAGTCCATACAGGGCCAGGATTAATCGGAATCGGTGTACAGATTATCGAGGATTAA
- a CDS encoding DUF1836 domain-containing protein: MDKLEEDLVAWSNEISQYTFPRWKELPDFDLYMDQVLNLIERYLAIFKVSDQKHIITSSMINNYVKLGLIPPPVKKRYTKKHLAYLIAISILKQVVTISEVKEGILYQASISGIREAYDLFCTEQEYALRAVASHIQQKDRKPLLPDSTDNTTFIVRTATIAVATKIVTEKLLFLAETQKHDEKKK; this comes from the coding sequence ATGGATAAACTTGAAGAAGATTTGGTAGCATGGTCAAATGAAATCAGCCAGTATACCTTCCCAAGATGGAAAGAACTACCTGATTTTGACCTTTATATGGATCAAGTTTTAAACTTAATTGAACGATACTTAGCTATTTTTAAAGTTAGCGATCAAAAACACATCATTACTTCTTCTATGATCAATAACTATGTAAAATTAGGTTTGATTCCTCCTCCTGTAAAAAAAAGATATACTAAAAAACATTTGGCTTATTTAATTGCTATCTCTATTTTGAAACAAGTAGTGACGATTTCTGAAGTAAAAGAAGGCATTCTTTACCAAGCTTCAATAAGTGGAATCAGAGAAGCATATGATTTATTTTGTACTGAGCAAGAATACGCTTTAAGAGCGGTTGCTTCACATATTCAGCAAAAAGACAGAAAGCCCTTATTACCCGATAGCACGGATAATACGACGTTTATCGTGCGTACAGCTACGATAGCAGTTGCAACAAAAATTGTAACTGAAAAATTGTTATTTTTAGCTGAAACACAGAAACATGATGAAAAAAAGAAATAA
- a CDS encoding LapA family protein — protein sequence MKKQWGTIVALILIVIVAFFAVLNVESVPVSFGFTEVAWPLIMIILGSLFIGALTTVLISVSTTYKNKKDLKNSQKELENAEKRKEEALAQLRADYAEKLSEKDQIISEKADKISSLEKELISRMTQTPANSTEQIK from the coding sequence ATGAAAAAACAATGGGGAACAATCGTAGCACTTATTTTAATCGTTATCGTTGCATTCTTTGCTGTTTTAAATGTTGAATCCGTTCCAGTTAGTTTTGGCTTTACAGAAGTTGCTTGGCCTTTGATTATGATTATTTTAGGATCTTTATTTATTGGAGCTCTAACCACTGTACTGATTTCTGTGAGTACAACGTATAAAAATAAAAAAGATTTAAAAAATAGTCAAAAAGAACTTGAAAATGCTGAAAAAAGAAAAGAAGAAGCGTTAGCACAACTTAGAGCAGATTACGCTGAAAAATTATCCGAAAAAGACCAAATAATTAGTGAAAAGGCAGATAAAATCAGTAGTTTAGAAAAAGAATTGATTAGCAGAATGACACAAACACCAGCCAATTCTACTGAACAAATCAAATAA
- a CDS encoding SDR family NAD(P)-dependent oxidoreductase has translation MKKKLTTLKDKVVFITGASTGLGEKIAYEAAKKGAVVIVSARREDMLLQVKENCEKFSGKEAFAFTLDVSKPDQIKKVIKEIYQTVGVVDVLVNNAGFGHFEEALSFKMDIAESMFRVNVLGLMYVTQLVAIEMAERKQGHIINIASQAGKIATPKSTVYSASKFAVLGYSNALRLELKPLNIYVTTVNPGPIETNFFDIADESGTYLDNIGRYVLNAEVVANRIVSLMGTPRRELNMPAMIEIAGKLYTLFPRIGDYLAGDLFNNK, from the coding sequence ATGAAAAAGAAGTTAACTACACTTAAAGATAAAGTTGTTTTTATTACTGGTGCTTCAACGGGATTAGGAGAAAAAATAGCTTATGAAGCAGCAAAAAAAGGAGCTGTCGTCATTGTAAGTGCTCGAAGAGAAGACATGCTGTTGCAAGTTAAAGAAAATTGTGAAAAATTTTCCGGTAAGGAAGCTTTTGCTTTCACTTTGGATGTGTCGAAACCTGATCAAATAAAAAAAGTTATTAAAGAAATTTATCAAACTGTTGGTGTTGTGGACGTTCTAGTTAACAATGCTGGATTTGGACATTTTGAAGAAGCTCTTTCATTTAAAATGGATATAGCTGAAAGCATGTTTCGTGTAAATGTTTTAGGTTTAATGTATGTCACTCAATTAGTAGCTATCGAAATGGCAGAAAGAAAACAAGGTCATATCATCAATATTGCTTCTCAAGCTGGAAAAATAGCTACTCCTAAATCAACTGTTTATTCCGCAAGCAAATTTGCAGTACTTGGCTATTCAAACGCTCTTCGTCTAGAGTTGAAGCCATTAAATATTTATGTTACAACCGTAAATCCGGGTCCGATAGAGACAAACTTTTTTGATATTGCGGATGAAAGTGGAACTTATCTTGATAATATAGGACGCTATGTATTAAATGCTGAAGTTGTGGCTAATCGTATTGTGAGCTTAATGGGAACACCTCGAAGAGAATTAAATATGCCTGCTATGATAGAAATCGCTGGTAAATTGTATACTCTTTTCCCTAGAATTGGTGATTATTTAGCTGGAGATCTATTTAACAACAAATAG
- the rnz gene encoding ribonuclease Z: MELLFLGTGAGVPAKHRNVTSIALKLLEERNSIWLFDCGEATQHQILHTTLKPRKVDKIFITHLHGDHIFGLPGFLSSRSFQGGDGPLTIYGPVGIKNYVLTCLKTSGTGLKYTLNFHEITEEGLLFEDHQFKVFCRKLKHGIQSFGYRVEEADHQGMLQADKVKEAGIPFGPLFGKLKQGETIKLEDGRVFNGMDFIGESQKGRIVTILGDTKKTQNNILLAENASVLVHESTFDGSNRKMARDYNHSTNLDAAEVAKEANVDKLLLTHISARYLGRDAYLLEKEAQKVFPNTRIANDFDEIDVPLIRTDK; encoded by the coding sequence ATGGAATTATTATTTTTAGGAACAGGTGCAGGCGTTCCAGCTAAGCATAGAAATGTAACTAGTATTGCTTTGAAACTATTAGAGGAACGCAACAGTATTTGGCTCTTTGATTGTGGAGAAGCGACACAGCATCAAATTTTACACACTACTTTAAAACCTCGAAAAGTAGATAAAATTTTCATTACTCACTTACATGGAGACCATATTTTTGGTTTACCTGGTTTTTTAAGTAGTCGATCTTTTCAAGGAGGCGATGGTCCGTTAACAATATACGGCCCTGTTGGGATAAAAAATTATGTTCTGACTTGCTTAAAAACCTCAGGAACCGGTTTAAAGTATACGTTGAATTTTCATGAAATTACTGAAGAAGGACTTTTATTTGAAGATCATCAGTTCAAAGTATTTTGTCGTAAATTAAAACATGGAATCCAATCTTTTGGGTACAGAGTCGAAGAAGCAGACCACCAAGGAATGTTACAAGCAGATAAGGTTAAGGAAGCGGGTATTCCATTTGGACCTTTATTCGGAAAATTAAAACAAGGCGAAACCATTAAACTTGAAGATGGACGTGTATTCAATGGAATGGATTTTATTGGGGAAAGTCAAAAAGGTCGCATAGTAACGATTTTAGGAGATACAAAAAAGACGCAAAACAACATTCTTCTTGCTGAGAATGCTTCTGTATTGGTCCACGAAAGTACATTTGATGGATCAAATCGTAAAATGGCTAGAGATTACAATCATTCTACTAATTTAGATGCTGCAGAAGTAGCTAAAGAAGCGAACGTCGATAAATTATTGTTGACTCATATCAGTGCCCGTTATTTAGGCCGTGATGCTTACTTATTAGAAAAAGAAGCTCAAAAAGTATTTCCTAATACTCGAATTGCCAATGATTTCGATGAAATCGATGTCCCTCTGATTCGAACAGATAAATAA